One segment of Coffea arabica cultivar ET-39 chromosome 7c, Coffea Arabica ET-39 HiFi, whole genome shotgun sequence DNA contains the following:
- the LOC140010741 gene encoding large ribosomal subunit protein uL6m-like: protein MEAKFFRFLKIVGVGFKARAESEGRLLYLKLGYSHEVELTVPPAVRVFCFKNNVVCCTGIDKQRVHQFAAAVRSCKPPEVYKGKGIMYLDEVIKKKQGKTSKK, encoded by the coding sequence ATGGAAGCCAAGTTCTTTCGCTTTCTCAAGATTGTGGGAGTTGGTTTCAAAGCCAGAGCTGAATCGGAAGGTCGCCTCTTGTATCTAAAACTGGGTTACAGCCATGAGGTAGAACTGACTGTGCCTCCAGCAGTTCGGGTATTTTGCTTCAAAAACAATGTAGTATGCTGCACGGGGATCGACAAGCAAAGGGTTCATCAATTTGCTGCTGCTGTCCGTAGCTGTAAGCCGCCAGAAGTTTACAAAGGCAAAGGTATCATGTACCTGGATGAAGTGATAAAGAAGAAGCAAGGAAAGACGTCCAAAAAATAG